In Heyndrickxia vini, the sequence TCAATTTAGTATTATCAACAAAATACAAACGAACTTGTTTGTCATATATGAGTGTCTTAATAATCAAATTTTGCATGGTAATGTTTCCTTTCAATCATTTTTTCTGTTAAGCCCACTATAAAACATTACCTTACGTAAGGTTCAAGGATAAAGTTATTTCCTTGAAGTAATTTGTACTATATTAGAAAATATATGAGTTCCCATAAAAAGAACCCCGAATTCGCAAAAGAATTATTTTACGAAATCAGGGTCTGATTAACAAATATATATTTTAATGACCAAGATTATTTCTTATCTGAATACCCATATGTTATGGATATCTTTACTAGTCACAATTTGCGTTAAAACATTACGATTATCGCATGATTCAAGATATAAATCCTTTCCCTCCGTGTCACCAACAACAACCTTTATATTAGATGAAAAATTTATCACTCTAACGATATCAGAAGAAGAAGACACCTATAGGGTGTGTTTTTTTATGCCATCAAACAGAAACAGAAATAAAACGCATGCATCCCTCACTTTCTCTCTTGGTACCAATTTTATAAGTGCTATAATGCAAATTAACGAGAACCCTATAAGAATCCATCTCTCAATATTCATCTTAATCATCCCAGAAACATTTACCTATACTATGCTTCAATATAACCCATTAATACCTATAAAATCGCAAATTTCAATAAAAGACTAAATGTGGCACATAGCTTCCTCAATAAGGCGGCCAATCTTACAATATACCCCGGCGGAACTGCATCTGCTTTAAAATTGCTTTATTATCGGTTCCTAAAGAGTTAGCTATTTCATGATAACTTTCATTTTTATTTAAATATCGTTTAACTGCGTGTAATTTATCTTCTGAATTAAATTTATCCATAAAAAACTACAC encodes:
- a CDS encoding transposase; protein product: MDKFNSEDKLHAVKRYLNKNESYHEIANSLGTDNKAILKQMQFRRGIL